GAATCTGATTCAAAAGCATCTTCTTTTAGCCACCAGGTTTAATTTTTTCCCTTCTTTCTCTTATAGTATTTTCAGTTTATATATCTATCAAGCATGAATTAACCAGAAGTCTCATTTTCTGATGATTTTTCTGAACTTGATCATAGATTCATATATGAAAACATCATAAATTAGTATCTATACATTCTTTTGGTCAACCatgcatataattttttttaattccatGTATATATAGTTGACTAATCATTAtactatcctatttctaaattAGGTTATAGTAATCATATAGTTGAGAATCAATATTTTAATATCCACTTATATATCCTTAATTTTGCATGAATTAAGTTATTAATattcttttttatatttgtGTATATATACAGGAAAAATGGGTTGAATCAACTAGAGCTGAAGTGAgagaagtgagagaagaaaatgaaaaactGAAGAAGCACTTAGGCCAAATGATGAAGGATTATCAGGCCCTTCAAATGCAATTCTATGAAATTATacaacaagaagaaagaaagaaatcaaAAGTTACGGTTACAGAAAACAATTATGAAAAAGTTGAAGCAGCAGATCATCAACTTGTTTCGCTTAGCCTAGGGAGATTCTCAGGTGAAtccaaaaaagatgaaaagactAAAACTTGTAGCCAAGGAATAATATTGAAAGAGGAAGACGAAGATCAGAAAAGTGATAACAGAGACTTATCTCTTGCATTAAAAAGCAAGTTTGAAGCGTCAGAAAGTGATGGAAATGAAGCTAATTTGGAAAAAAGAAGTCCAGTTAGCAGCTTTGAAGAACCTAAAGAAGATTCAAGTGAGACTTGGCGACCTAATAATCAAAAGGGAGAAGATGAAGTTGTGCAACAAAACCCCCTCAAGAAAACTAGGGTTTCTGTCAGAGTTAGATGTGATACTCCAACGGTTAGTTCTCATTCATCTACTATACCAATTTTATTCACTATAAAACAAAGTTAAATACTTTCATTGAGATTTTATTTCTTTATAATTTCATATACAAAGATTTTAACTTTTTCTACTTACATTTTGAATgatttaatacaaaaaaaatcaaattcaatcaaattactctttttattattattattattattattattattgggaAAAGGGATGAAGTCCTAAAATCTCTATATATTGTTTTGGAATTACCCTAATCAATCACCAATCAAGTCCTACAAATGATCTATCTCTTACTTGTGTCTCGTTCAATTTATGAAACATTACATATTTATCATACTTGAATTGGGTTAAAGTATGATAAATATGTCAAGTGTGATAAATGAAATAAAGAACAAGTAAGTAATGAGATAGAAAATTGAAGACAACATATTTTCTTCTTTAAAATTCGATTGCACTCTATAAAGACTTTTTAGTGTATATCTCTCCGATGCAATATAACTAATCAATGAAAAAAGTGAGGCATATGGTATGTATTAAGAATAAAAGTGCACAAATGGCACTAATTTATAGAATGTATTGCATTAGGAGTAGAGTATAATTTCTTTTATCTATATTCAGGTAAAAAAGCACAAACGGTTACTAAAGTAGAGAGTATTTGCACCAATGATCACTAAAGTAGATTCTTCATTAATAAAATCACTAAAATAGAGAGTATTTGCATTGGATATCACTAAAGTATATTCTTCATCAATAAAGTCACTGAAGTAACACATCTCCTTCAATAAAGTCGCTAAGACCGACTCCGGCGACTTACTCCACCAAAATACTAACGTCATCGACATATCGTAAACATGATTAGAGGAGTAGTCACGTGTTGTTCACATGGTTGTCAAATGtccaaaaaggaaaagaaagtaTCACATTATCTAACACTTGGCAGCCAAGTGAACAATACGTGGAGCAAGTCGGACATTGTGACTTTATTGACAGAGATGTACTAGTAACTTTATAGTCTCAAAATCTACTTTAATGACCAAGAGTTTTTGGGCTAAACTATCAAACATTGTAAGTTTAGTGACCCAGAGTTTTAGAAATAAAATGTTCCTCGAATATTACTGCAGATGAACGATGGGTGCCAGTGGAGGAAATACGGGCAGAAAATATCAAAAGGAAACCCATGTCCTCGAGCATACTATCGTTGCACTGTTGCACCATCTTGCCCAGTAAGGAAGCAGGTGCAAAGATGTCCCGAAGATATGTCCATATTGATAACCACATATGAAGGAAAACACAACCACCCACTTTCTCTTTCAGCCACAGCTATGGCTTCCACTACTTCTGCTGCTGCTTCCATGCTCTTATCTGGTTCATCCTCCTCAACCACCAGGCTCAATCCATCAGCCTTAATCAGAACCACTCCTGCTGATCTTCATGGCCTCAATTTTTATCTATCAGATCATCATAACCCTAATTCAAACCAATTCTACTTTCAAAACTCCTCTCAGATTTCACCTTCCCCTTCTCATCCTACCATCACTCTTGACCTCACCAATTCaatcccttcttcttcttcttctcatttAAACAGGTTTTCTTCCTCTCCTTATCCTTCCAATATCCCCAAATTCATCCCCTCCACTCTTAATTTCAGTTCCGCTACTGATCAATCCAATTGGGGCAGTGTTTACACTTCTTCTCAGATATACAACAGGAGCCAGATTGGAGGTTTAAACATAGGCAGGCCACAAATGAAAACACCTCAACAGGAGAATATAGCTGCTGCAACTAAAGCAATCACAGCAGATCCAAGTTTCCGATCTGCTTTAGCAGCTGCACTCACATCCATCATTGGTAATGCCGGCGGCGGTGGTGAAAGTCTTAGTAATGTGGATAACTCTGTGCAGAAGTTGAAGTGGGGTGAGCATTTTGCAGTGGGTAGTAGTGGCTATTCTCCACCGACGTCGAAAGCTAATGCATGTGCGACTAGCTACTTGAACAAAACGACGACGAATTCTCATTCAGGAAGTTTGATGGTTCTGCCTAATTCATTGCCCTTTTCTTCCCCGAAGAGTCCTCCTGGTGGTGACAACAAAGAGCACAatagttaattatatttaatttgttgAATCATTAAATACATGatagattattattttttacagCAAGTAAACCAGGTGTTTTCCATAGTTAATTATGCCAGTTGAACATATATATAATAGGAGAATCTCTTTTGTGGATTTGAGAGGGAGATTAAATATTGGTAATTTAAATGTAATTAATATATACtttgtatatgttttttttttttaagaaactttgtATATGTATTTAAATGTATGATTTGAatgcataatttttttattttaaaaattactaatatgttatttaattttcaaacataaatatattttttttttaataaacaaacataaatataattaaaggaatggtaaaaataaatattttataaaatattatcacTATATAGTAGCGTTATAAACTAATTGATGTTAACGTGATaaattttcataaatttttttttaaaaaaatgtttgtaatttcattagatgaaaaaaaaGTACAAGTAAAATGTAAAGGAATAAAACATCACATAATTACATGTTAAAACAAATATAATATCCACATAGGGATGAAAataactacaaagagcaaaaagaactcgtaaaaggtataaaaaacacaaaacaacaatatatttctcgtaaatccaaatctgtagaaaaatatctgcaattcaaATTTCATCCTTTAGACCATTCCGAaaattcggatctgagtcctttttttcaaccacgtagatttattgatctacggacaagataaaTCATTTCCACTCGTACTAAATCCGAAAAAAAGCATAAATGACAGAATAATAAAGAGCAGATACAATCAGACGGATAAAGAATTCCGATGAAATATATGAACAcaaaaaagcaataaaaagaaatacaaaaacttaattTAATATGAGGAAGtagatcaacaaaataaaaagattgacggaaaaaaggaaaagaaaaaaagaagaaaataatgGGTAGTTTTTTCTTTGTTTCCTGTAACTcctagagaggatttgagcaGTTATAACCGTACCTCACGCTGCGCttcttaattaaataaattttcatacTTAATTATAAAAGATGAGATGATTCTAAAAATATGAGTGAATAGATATAAGTTTCAAgtttttttcattcaaaaaagtttttttttaattcttcttaaataattaattagattagaCTAGAGAATTGTATATGAGCTATTttgattaaataaattataatttatattcaaCTACTAATTAGTAAATGATTCAGTTTAAAAATTGAGATTTACAAGTAGATAATAAATATCACAGTATAGTTGATATGCTTGGTTTAGTAGTTCATGCATATCTATTGTTTACGGATCTTGTAGAATTGGTTTTTCTTACGAAAATAGCTATTTACGGTTTTTTTTATGgtattgttagcgatattttcgaaatatctcaattttcaaccttgatatgttagtagaattaaaaattgtaaaaataataCGAGCGTGGAAAAGAAGCTAGTTCTCAAAagggtaaaatgataaataaataaatatgcttAATGACTTGACTTTTAACGAGTGATTGGACGAGAGCTACAAggactaaaaataaaaacaactatTTTCAGTCTTCGATGTTGCTTGACATGTCGATTGGAAAACAATTTTACTTATATGAGTACCGAAAATAAAAGCGATTAAGacacaaagatataaatttctattttttattatttttttatttttattgattttgtaaaaaaaaatcaatgtttTTGTATTACACTTGTGAAAAATAAAGCATAAAATTACAACTAGCAATATCACTTGAAGCTGACAATTCAAAGCAATGATGCAAGCTATAAaacttaaattaaaaataattgcaAAAATGTGTACGAGATTAGacaaaagtaaataaactcGTTGACATTATCGGAGTGGTCGTGGGTGAAGCTAGGAACATCGTGGAACTCAGATTGGAAATCGTCGCGTTGTTTGGGTAATTCTGGAAGAATTTGGAATAACTTTTAGGGACTATATCAGTACtttgccatttaattgaatatgaatatagtgatttttaggTTTGGAAAAAGCAGTTGATTTTTGTGGGACTTTGGAGCTCAGTTTCGAAGGTTGTAGCGATAGGATTTGAGTGAAACGGAAATTGAGATTTAAAGTTCGCGTGTAATGGAAGGGTTTGGAAGTGAAATCTCGAAAAAAGGTTGAGTAACGGGCTCGgaataattttttgaaaataactCTAACAGAGTAGTTGTTTGATGGGTTTGAAACCAAAAGTTTGATTCTGTTTTGTGGAGGCTACTTCAAGGATAGTTTTGAAGACTAGAGAAGGCTGAGTTTCGAGATGTGGTATAGCTAAAgggattaaaattaatttaggaTGAAATGATGGAGTGCGGAGTTTGAAATAATTTTTAGAAAAGTGACCTTCAGAAAAGTTGTTtgataaattttcaaaaatgaaaaattcaaaaGCTTATTTTtgggtctttttaattgatttaaaaTCTATTAAAAAAAGTCTCTAAATATGATTTAGAGTAAGTGTGCAAACTAAGAATGACTTGAAAATGTGGTATCAAAGATATTGGTTTCACAAATTTGTTTGAAAGCTTTTGAGGAAGATGACAATGGTGGATTTTAGTCTAGACTAAGAAAGGTCGAATTGATCACTGGGTATTGTTGATAATGATTAAACTAAGAGTTAGCAAAAAACGGATTGAGATTTGGTTAACTAAGAGAATTTGAAGATTGAAGTTTCTGAAATTTGGAAGCTTTATTGAAGAATTTGAGAacttaatttggaaaaataggTTAAGATTTACTAAATTAAAACTAAGAAGACGAATTTGACAGATTAAAGATTGATAATATGGTTTGAAATAGGGTTGATTTGTTGATAAATTGTTTTAATTGGTTTTTATTCGTTGATTTATTGAAGAATTTGAGaacttgatttggaaaaatatgCTAAAATTGACTAAATTAAAGCTAAGAGTACGAATTTGAGAGACTAAATATTCATGATATCATCCGATGTAGGATTGATTTGTTGATATAAATTATTTTGTTGATTGGTTTTTATTGATTGATTTGTTGGGGATTTTAAATGAAGAAATTGAGCTTCATTTATAGTTCTTCGGGCAACCAACTACCATAATATAAGAACTCCTCTTCTTATGCGTCCCCTTCCATGTCTCCCACTAATTTTTTTGACATGTATCATCCTTAATCTATTTAATCCTAATCATTTTAACGTTAGTAAACTATGATTCCAACTTTAGTTAACTTTCTTCCTCAACAGCATAACAAGAAGACACCAAAATTCTTTTTCCTCTCTGATCATCTAAACACGTCtctcttccaatttctttttattattcacAGATTTTTCTGTTTCAATCTGTAGATTGTTCAACATACCTGTGTTCAATTCCAATTTCCAACTCCTCCTTGTTCAATCTATTGATAGTTAATTTTTAAGTTATTATTCAGAGAAAAACGATGATCGGAGGAAAGAAAATGACAGACGCATCCGATCGGAAGAGAAAATAAAGTTAACCATAAATGGTACTCTTAGATTCTACAAAAGCTTTGTAGTGATTGCATCAGCAATTAAACCATAATTAATTCCTAT
The DNA window shown above is from Euphorbia lathyris chromosome 1, ddEupLath1.1, whole genome shotgun sequence and carries:
- the LOC136200952 gene encoding WRKY transcription factor 72B-like isoform X2 encodes the protein MAMQEILRKDQTSAPLSMEDKLPTADDSACCADVKVGRKRAYHETEDLNSSLPENNKDLSKTKQTIAAASDKERPTMESDSKASSFSHQEKWVESTRAEVREVREENEKLKKHLGQMMKDYQALQMQFYEIIQQEERKKSKVTVTENNYEKVEAADHQLVSLSLGRFSGESKKDEKTKTCSQGIILKEEDEDQKSDNRDLSLALKSKFEASESDGNEANLEKRSPVSSFEEPKEDSSETWRPNNQKGEDEVVQQNPLKKTRVSVRVRCDTPTMNDGCQWRKYGQKISKGNPCPRAYYRCTVAPSCPVRKQVQRCPEDMSILITTYEGKHNHPLSLSATAMASTTSAAASMLLSGSSSSTTRLNPSALIRTTPADLHGLNFYLSDHHNPNSNQFYFQNSSQISPSPSHPTITLDLTNSIPSSSSSHLNSVYTSSQIYNRSQIGGLNIGRPQMKTPQQENIAAATKAITADPSFRSALAAALTSIIGNAGGGGESLSNVDNSVQKLKWGEHFAVGSSGYSPPTSKANACATSYLNKTTTNSHSGSLMVLPNSLPFSSPKSPPGGDNKEHNS
- the LOC136200952 gene encoding WRKY transcription factor 72B-like isoform X1, producing MAMQEILRKDQTSAPLSMEDKLPTADDSACCADVKVGRKRAYHETEDLNSSLPENNKDLSKTKQTIAAASDKERPTMESDSKASSFSHQEKWVESTRAEVREVREENEKLKKHLGQMMKDYQALQMQFYEIIQQEERKKSKVTVTENNYEKVEAADHQLVSLSLGRFSGESKKDEKTKTCSQGIILKEEDEDQKSDNRDLSLALKSKFEASESDGNEANLEKRSPVSSFEEPKEDSSETWRPNNQKGEDEVVQQNPLKKTRVSVRVRCDTPTMNDGCQWRKYGQKISKGNPCPRAYYRCTVAPSCPVRKQVQRCPEDMSILITTYEGKHNHPLSLSATAMASTTSAAASMLLSGSSSSTTRLNPSALIRTTPADLHGLNFYLSDHHNPNSNQFYFQNSSQISPSPSHPTITLDLTNSIPSSSSSHLNRFSSSPYPSNIPKFIPSTLNFSSATDQSNWGSVYTSSQIYNRSQIGGLNIGRPQMKTPQQENIAAATKAITADPSFRSALAAALTSIIGNAGGGGESLSNVDNSVQKLKWGEHFAVGSSGYSPPTSKANACATSYLNKTTTNSHSGSLMVLPNSLPFSSPKSPPGGDNKEHNS